AACTTACAAAAGATTTTACTCAATACTTATTTGAATGGAGgagttgttgctgctgtaTGTCATGGACCAGCAATTTTCGATAATCTCGAGAATCCAGAAACTAAGGAGCCATTGATCAAAGGTAAGAAAGTCACTGGTTTCACTGATAAAGgggaagaagaattgggTTTGGTCAATACAATCAAGAAGCATGATTTATCCACCATAAAACAAATTGCTGAAAAGGAAGGTGCTACTTATGTTGAGCCAAAGGGTCCTTGGGATGCatttgctgttgttgatggaaaGATCGTCACTGGTGTCAATCCACAATCGGCATTTGCAACTGTTAGAGATGCTATTGTCGCTCTCGAATCGGTTAATAGCTAAGTATTGAATTAGAGTTCTATATTAGGTTAAGATGTCCTTAAGATGATACTGTGTAGTCATGTTAGCGGCGCCTATGTTGTTGTAACCAACTGAAATTGCATCTGTTTCAGCAGGACAAAGTGTTGCCGCCCCCCTAAGAATTTGTCAGATTATGTCCTTCTTGATTTAGTTCTACCAAAAGGATACGCGAAATGTCTTTTATATTCGAaaaatttgccaaatacCCCTATCAACCCATTTTGTAGTCATCTTCTTGGAGTACGGAACCTCTTATAATCCATGACTACCAAGTCTTCAGTAACACAGGCATGCCATTTTCCAAGTTCTTTTTGACTTTCaagtttatcaaaacacGGTCTATGGATTTTAACTTGCAAGTAACATGTCCTAGTTACAGGCCAAACCAGCATGGGAATTCTTAAAACATCCAATTTCCAAACATTGGATATAATAAACGTCAAAGAGATTTTATCGGGGTTTTGGGTGCAAAATAATATAAGCCAAAGTAACGAACGCAACTAAGATCACAAATACCTGTAATCCATATATATGGAAAATTTTTGGGATATTTTGTTCCTGGCTCATTATGATTGAAGTGAATTTCTAATTCCAAAGGCTTGATACAATGCTTTGACCTCTTATTCCTTATGTGGCGATAAAACTCTCGATAATGAGGTACAGTTACACGTATTTCAATCAGTGTTGTTTGTGACAACGTATCTTCACGTCATTGGTATACTAGGCTAGTGATTCTATAGTCGTGATAAGTTCgtgtgttgttgaaaaatgaatgaaattttttacTATCATTGAATATCGATGTGTAGGTGATGGTCGTTCTATTGTAATTAGGATATATTCTGAGCATGACCAAGTACATACATAAGGGTATGATGCTTGATTCTTCTCCACACCATACGCTCAAAGTAGAAATGAAGTTGTAGTTCTCCCAAATTAAACTCTTTGCCACTTCAAAGTCAGAAATCGCATTCTTCATGTAATGCTTAGACTCTATTTGTTTGCTGAATGATatgaaaactttttcaagaaaCTTATTATCTAATCGCTCTTTCCGATCCGGGGTCTCCTGGAAATTGCCTTGTTCTATTGTGAACTCCTTATCCGATAATGTAGTCACAATCATTTCTTCATCGCGAAAGTCCACTTTACCGAACCTGTTTTCGGCCGAAATCTTGAACAGTTGACACTGAAGAAATATATTAAGTATAGCTATGATATATTCGTAAGGTAAGTCTAGTAAGTTTGGGATGATCGTTATGAGAAGCTTAGTCGGTAAATCAAAAAGGTACATTGTGTGAGATTATTGTGGTGAGGCATTCTGGCATCCAAAGCTGATTTCCATACAGCCATTTTCTACAGCCAATGCATCGGTGGTGTTGTCtaatttgaagaaagtttTCAATGCAAGTTAATGTGGGTCAAATCTGTTGCTTAACTATGTGGATCGTAGACACTGAGGGCTAGAAAATTTTGCTACCAAATCCATTTCACCAAAATGGTTAATGGGTTGTGAGTTTAAAACACAAGGAGCAACACTACAGCTCTACCGATATTATCCACTCAAAAAAATGTAAATAACTTTTATTTATAACGTTAGCTCTATATTACATTTCAAGCAATTTTTCTCCATTTTTCAACCCCAAAATAAACCGAACATCAATACATAAACTTAAGCTTTTCAACAACGGTAATAAATTTAATAAGTCTCGATCATTAGAGTCATTAATCCATCCTTCAATCCCAATAGCATTATCTTCGTGCATAGCATAACTTATAGGAGAATTATCCAAAATCAtgacatttttcaattcatcatcacgGAGATATTTTGACAAGTCTTTTATGTATCCTACTCCAGGTCGATAAGTGCAATCTGATCGATAATATCTCTTAGTGAAAATGTGAGGTTTGACATAGTCCGAACTTGATTGAATCTTGTGTTGTTTGccttttttctttaatgaatcaataatttcttcttcGAGCCAGTCTATTATTGGATCAGCATATTCTTTAACACTGGCGGTGAAGATTTGGAGTTCAAACCATTGACTAATTTGGGTGAGAAAGTAGTCACAAAAGGGTCGTTTATGAACATAATATAGTGACGATACGTTGtttaatttaatttcaatcattttggatttggatGCTGGGTTGAAGGTTCTTGGACCACCTCTTGAAAGTGAATGGATTAAAGTTTCATCTAGGTCTAGTATAAGTACTTTTTTCTTTCGTTTACGTTGTGGATTTCTTGATAATGGATATAGACGTTGAGGAGGAGGAATCATGTACTTGGAAAAGGATGACGGTGATTTGACTTCGTTTGCTAGTAGGttatcttgtttgatttgttcaactttTGCATCATCATACTCATCTGGATCTGACTCTAATCGTGGagtcaatttgattttcgCTTTGGTTGGTGATGGTATCGGAGGTGCACGTGTAACTATGGAATCATCAATACTGACAAATGAGTCAACTTTTTCACTGTATGGTCGCTCTTTCTTTAATCGTTTTGGACCAAATCCTAATGACATCTTAACAAGAACAAATGGGAAAATGATaagattgatcaaaattgaaatggGTTTAATGACGAGGtaatttggaaagaaatAGAGGATCTTACCAACTTGAAGAAAGAATATCACAATCAGCGAATGCTTAGCAGTTATTGGTGGTGATTTGCGTGTCGGTCTCGTCGACTCTGTTGTTAGATTGAATTCCTCATTGccatcattttcttcaagttcctcttcctcttcgACATCTTCTAGTGCCTCGTTGTCTTCTATTTCACCATCCAAGTCATCTTGCGGGGTCTCCTCTCTGGTTGTGGGAAGTCTGCACGGTCCTTTGATCGCGTTTAAACTTTCTATCTCAATATTGTTATTCTCCGATGTCTTTTCTTGCTccccttcttcttcttttcccAGTcgttcatcatcaccagtAGGTGGGACATCATAGCCCTTTCCAGGAAGTAGATTGTCAAAAGAATTGACGATTAACTTGATAGAGTTCATCTCTGTCGATCTGTACGGctattcttttctttagtGATGTATCTTCTATAGGTTATTAATGAACATAGGGCTGTAAAAAGTTATGTATGTTGGTTCCTTCTGATAGGTTGCTTTACTCAAAAGTTGTATAAATAAGTTTGGTTATGCTAATAAATGTGTGTAGTGATAGATCCGTTGAGAATTGTCAGACCTTTTTAATGGATTCTCAAATGGAGAATGTGATCTTCAATTACACGTGGCGAGtaagaatttcaaaatgaaatgcAAAAGTAATAAGTAATATGCTAATGATGTGTCGTTATGAGTCTCTCGTTATCACGGTAATGAGTAACCGATTCTCTTTTATGTATTTTACAGTCGTAAATGCTCTTTGGTAAAATGGTCTTGCAATTCTTTTGGGCTATTTCCGTTGGTTACATTTTTTGCTATTGAATACCCACCACACGCCCCCAAaagttacacaaacatttaaattcaacaataagagagagagagagagacAAAGAGCTGATGATAATTGATGATCCCATTGACCTCTAAATTTAGTAAACTGTAGAAGTGATGAAGAGTAATTTGGCACGTTTATGCCATCGGAATTCCACTTTCAC
The Candida orthopsilosis Co 90-125, chromosome 5 draft sequence genome window above contains:
- a CDS encoding Nem1 protein (S. cerevisiae homolog NEM1 has phosphoprotein phosphatase activity and has role in regulation of lipid biosynthetic process, nuclear envelope organization, ascospore formation) → MNSIKLIVNSFDNLLPGKGYDVPPTGDDERSGKEEEGEQEKTSENNNIEIESLNAIKGPCRLPTTREETPQDDLDGEIEDNEALEDVEEEEELEENDGNEEFNLTTESTRPTRKSPPITAKHSSIVIFFLQVGKILYFFPNYLVIKPISILINLIIFPFVLVKMSLGFGPKRLKKERPYSEKVDSFVSIDDSIVTRAPPIPSPTKAKIKLTPRLESDPDEYDDAKVEQIKQDNLLANEVKSPSSFSKYMIPPPQRLYPLSRNPQRKRKKKVLILDLDETLIHSLSRGGPRTFNPASKSKMIEIKLNNVSSLYYVHKRPFCDYFLTQISQWFELQIFTASVKEYADPIIDWLEEEIIDSLKKKGKQHKIQSSSDYVKPHIFTKRYYRSDCTYRPGVGYIKDLSKYLRDDELKNVMILDNSPISYAMHEDNAIGIEGWINDSNDRDLLNLLPLLKSLSLCIDVRFILGLKNGEKLLEM